A region of Chlamydia crocodili DNA encodes the following proteins:
- the mfd gene encoding transcription-repair coupling factor, which produces MAMDFDPVNLNLPLLSEITNASIPLLIENIRPGARGFLAAKFFREREESVVMITTRSRIDDLFEDLSSFLGSPPVEFPSSEIDLSPKLVNIDAVGKRDKTLYELYEKKAPLFCVTTLKALLEKTRSPKDTAHQHLDIQVGDMLDPEMMIDLCKNLGYRHETLASDKGEFAYRGGIIDIFPLSSQEPFRIEFWGEKIISIRPFNPSDQLSTGKVSKLSISPATKDSGKEVLSHCLLDYFNTPPRLIFDNLTMLEDDFSEISGTLSSLPNRFLSITDLCERAFQSPTIFFEEKSFPNVHNLKNNEVNIEVFHRHIKASRLIAPFIYPNETIDEQENPLLGFLKKLQEYIPNKGQSFNVALYNTKAKSLKEARALVETLAENSIHIYERPGNLSSSFALVEERFAAISLSEFSSTKVLRRQKQRNYFSVTTEEVFVPVPGETVVHLHNGIGKFIGMEKKPNHLNIETDYLVLEYADKARLYVPSDQAYLISRYVGASEKAPDLHNLNGSKWKRSRDLSEKSLVLYAEKLLQLEAQRSTIPSFIYPPHGEEVIKFAENFPYEETPDQLKAIEQIYSDMMSDKLMDRLICGDAGFGKTEVIMRAAVKAVCDGHRQVIVMVPTTILANQHYETFSQRMAGLPINIAVLSRFSERKSMKKIFEDTAKGDIDILIGTHKLINKNLEFKNPGLLIIDEEQRFGVKVKDFLKERYPTVDCLTVSATPIPRTLYMSLSGARDLSLITMPPLDRLPVSTFVLEHNEETLSAALRHELLRGGQAYVIHNRIESIFRLGNTIRTLVPEARIAVAHGQMSSDELASIFQKFKDQEINILVATALIENGIDIPNANTILVDQADKFGMADLYQMKGRVGRWNRKAYCYFLVSHLDRLSGPAAKRLEALNKQEYGGGMKIALHDLEIRGAGNILGTDQSGHISAIGFNLYCKLLKKTVAALKSNTSPLLFNDDVKIEFPYKSRIPDTYIDLASMRIEFYQKIGNAEDTEQLELIKEEMRDRFGPIPEEVLWLFALAQVRLFALQHNISSIKGTGNALYIQQCHGKTEQIKKTLPYSLSPTPELLISEVLKSIEKAFPLKTPS; this is translated from the coding sequence ATGGCAATGGATTTCGACCCAGTTAATTTAAATCTACCTCTCTTATCTGAAATAACTAACGCCTCTATTCCATTACTAATAGAAAATATCCGTCCCGGAGCTCGCGGATTCTTAGCTGCCAAGTTTTTCCGCGAGAGGGAAGAATCTGTAGTAATGATCACTACACGTTCTCGTATTGATGATCTTTTTGAAGATCTTTCCTCGTTCTTAGGCTCCCCTCCTGTTGAGTTCCCCTCATCAGAAATTGACTTGTCTCCTAAGCTTGTTAATATTGATGCTGTTGGCAAACGCGATAAGACTCTTTATGAATTATATGAAAAGAAAGCTCCTTTATTTTGCGTAACAACTCTAAAAGCCTTATTAGAGAAAACACGCTCACCAAAAGATACCGCGCATCAACATTTAGATATCCAAGTTGGAGATATGCTAGATCCTGAAATGATGATCGATCTATGCAAAAACTTGGGCTATCGCCATGAAACCCTTGCAAGTGATAAAGGAGAGTTTGCGTATAGGGGAGGAATTATCGACATCTTCCCTCTGTCTTCTCAAGAACCTTTTCGGATAGAATTTTGGGGAGAAAAGATTATCTCCATACGTCCTTTTAATCCTTCCGATCAACTTTCAACAGGGAAAGTTTCTAAGCTATCGATATCTCCAGCCACAAAAGATTCAGGGAAAGAAGTGTTATCACACTGCCTATTGGATTATTTTAATACACCCCCAAGACTTATCTTTGATAACCTAACGATGTTAGAAGATGATTTTTCTGAAATTTCAGGAACATTATCCTCGTTACCCAATCGCTTTTTATCGATTACAGACCTATGTGAACGCGCTTTCCAATCTCCTACTATTTTCTTTGAAGAGAAAAGCTTCCCTAATGTTCATAATCTTAAAAACAATGAAGTAAATATTGAAGTCTTTCATCGTCATATAAAAGCCTCTCGACTCATTGCGCCATTTATTTATCCCAATGAAACTATCGATGAACAGGAAAATCCCCTTTTAGGTTTTCTAAAAAAACTTCAAGAATATATTCCTAATAAAGGCCAATCCTTTAATGTGGCCCTTTACAATACAAAAGCAAAATCTCTAAAAGAAGCTCGTGCTTTAGTAGAAACGCTAGCAGAAAATTCTATACATATTTACGAAAGACCTGGGAATCTCTCTTCAAGCTTTGCTCTTGTTGAAGAAAGATTTGCAGCGATTTCCCTTTCAGAATTTTCATCTACAAAAGTATTGAGAAGACAAAAACAGAGAAATTATTTTTCTGTAACCACGGAAGAAGTTTTTGTTCCTGTTCCTGGAGAGACCGTTGTGCATCTTCACAATGGTATCGGTAAATTTATCGGGATGGAAAAAAAACCAAATCATTTAAACATTGAAACAGATTATCTGGTTCTTGAATATGCTGATAAGGCTAGGTTGTATGTACCTTCTGATCAAGCTTACCTAATTTCACGTTACGTAGGGGCATCTGAAAAAGCCCCTGATCTTCACAACCTAAATGGTTCTAAATGGAAAAGATCTCGAGATCTCTCTGAGAAATCCCTCGTACTTTATGCTGAAAAACTTCTTCAGCTCGAAGCACAACGTTCTACTATACCTTCGTTTATCTATCCTCCTCATGGTGAGGAAGTAATTAAATTCGCGGAAAACTTTCCTTATGAGGAAACTCCCGATCAATTAAAAGCCATTGAACAAATTTACTCTGACATGATGTCAGATAAATTGATGGATCGATTAATTTGTGGTGATGCCGGATTTGGGAAAACGGAAGTCATCATGCGTGCCGCTGTGAAAGCTGTTTGTGACGGTCACCGACAAGTTATTGTTATGGTACCTACAACAATTCTAGCAAACCAACATTATGAGACTTTCTCACAACGTATGGCAGGATTACCCATAAACATTGCTGTTCTTTCACGATTTTCCGAAAGGAAATCAATGAAAAAAATCTTTGAGGATACTGCTAAAGGCGATATTGACATCCTAATCGGGACACACAAGCTAATAAACAAAAATCTAGAATTTAAAAATCCTGGATTATTAATTATTGATGAAGAACAGCGTTTCGGTGTTAAAGTCAAAGACTTCCTAAAAGAACGTTATCCTACTGTAGACTGCTTGACAGTATCTGCAACACCAATTCCCAGAACATTGTACATGTCTTTATCGGGAGCTCGTGATCTCTCTTTAATTACCATGCCTCCATTAGATAGGCTTCCTGTTTCCACTTTTGTTTTAGAGCATAATGAAGAGACATTATCAGCAGCCTTGCGTCATGAATTACTTCGTGGTGGTCAAGCTTATGTGATCCATAACCGTATTGAGAGTATTTTTAGATTAGGGAATACAATACGAACATTGGTGCCTGAAGCACGTATTGCTGTTGCTCACGGACAAATGTCATCAGATGAATTAGCTTCTATTTTCCAAAAGTTTAAAGACCAGGAAATCAATATTCTTGTCGCAACAGCATTGATAGAAAACGGTATCGATATTCCTAATGCTAATACCATTTTAGTAGATCAAGCAGATAAGTTTGGTATGGCTGATCTTTATCAGATGAAAGGTAGAGTAGGAAGATGGAATAGAAAAGCCTATTGTTATTTCTTAGTTTCTCATTTAGATAGGTTATCAGGTCCCGCTGCAAAACGTTTAGAAGCTCTGAATAAACAAGAATATGGTGGGGGCATGAAAATCGCCCTTCATGATTTAGAAATTCGTGGAGCAGGAAATATCTTAGGAACAGACCAATCAGGTCACATAAGTGCAATCGGATTCAATCTCTACTGCAAACTATTGAAAAAAACAGTCGCCGCATTAAAAAGTAATACTTCGCCCCTGTTATTTAACGACGACGTAAAGATAGAGTTCCCTTACAAATCACGTATTCCTGATACCTATATTGATCTGGCGTCTATGCGTATAGAATTCTATCAGAAAATAGGTAATGCCGAAGATACTGAGCAGCTTGAACTAATAAAAGAAGAAATGAGAGATCGCTTTGGTCCTATTCCTGAAGAAGTTCTATGGTTATTTGCCCTAGCTCAAGTACGCTTGTTTGCTCTACAACACAACATCTCTAGCATTAAAGGTACGGGAAATGCTTTGTACATTCAACAATGTCATGGAAAAACAGAACAAATAAAGAAAACATTACCGTATTCTTTATCCCCAACTCCAGAGTTGCTAATATCTGAAGTTTTAAAATCTATAGAAAAAGCTTTTCCTCTAAAAACCCCTAGTTAA
- the alaS gene encoding alanine--tRNA ligase: protein MLSNTLRSNFLKFYANRHHTIVPSSPVFPHNDPSILFTNAGMNQFKDIFLNKETVSYSRATTSQKCIRAGGKHNDLDNVGHTSRHLTFFEMLGNFSFGDYFKEQAIAFAWEVSLSVFNFDPDFIYATVHEKDDEAFALWEKHLPSERIFRLTDKDNFWSMAETGPCGYCSELLFDRGEKFGKATSPLEDAEGERFLEYWNLVFMEFNRTAEGSLLALPSKHVDTGAGLERLVSIISGTDTVFEADVLRLLISKTEELSGKTYHADQALGSAFRVIADHTRSLSFAIADGLLPGNTERGYVLRKILRRSVNYGKRLGFTKPFLAEIVPSLVDAMGEAYPELRLSLSQIQEVMTMEEENYFKSLHRGGNLLQQVLKSSSSSSIISGEDAFKLKDTYGLPLDEIALLAKDYDFSVDMETFYQLEEEAKERSRKNITKSHSSTDAVYDALSLGENSEFIGYNDLSCDTFIEAIVCDGKRVSSLKEKEKGALILKVTPFYAEKGGQIGDAGEIFCSDGTFIVSHTTSPKAGMIIHHGEVSQGQLSQDQAITAQVNCIRRKKIGNNHTGCHLLHKALEMTLGDHVRQAGSYVDDSKIRLDFTHPKAIAPEDLASIELLVNEKIRENHRVETREAMYSDVMNSKEIKQFFGDKYSDIVRVVSAGFSHELCGGTHAEFTGDLGYFRILKEHAIATGIRRIEAVTGREAETLAHQDNENLNEISLILQSPRDQILNKLQNILEEKKEQAKEISELENKLINSLLDKLIDRRQQVEDVSYLIHHLPESESHRLQQYANCLHQKIPSRLISLWTTQKNGKYIIFSRISDDLVKQGLQAKDLLKILLTPCGGRWGGKDIFAQGSADHLPQADALNNTLWQWISTQLI, encoded by the coding sequence ATGTTAAGTAACACTCTTCGATCTAATTTTTTAAAATTTTACGCTAATCGCCACCACACTATCGTTCCTTCTTCCCCCGTCTTCCCTCATAATGACCCTTCAATTCTTTTTACCAACGCAGGAATGAACCAATTTAAGGATATTTTTTTAAACAAGGAAACTGTGAGCTATTCGCGAGCCACCACTTCTCAAAAATGTATCCGTGCGGGAGGCAAGCATAATGACCTCGATAATGTTGGACATACATCTCGTCATCTTACTTTCTTCGAAATGTTGGGCAATTTTTCTTTTGGTGATTATTTTAAAGAGCAAGCAATTGCTTTTGCCTGGGAAGTATCTCTATCTGTATTTAATTTCGATCCTGATTTTATTTATGCGACTGTTCATGAAAAAGATGATGAAGCTTTTGCTCTTTGGGAAAAGCATCTCCCCTCAGAGCGTATTTTCAGATTAACTGATAAGGACAACTTCTGGAGTATGGCAGAAACCGGTCCTTGTGGATACTGTTCTGAACTTCTTTTTGATCGTGGCGAAAAGTTTGGTAAGGCCACCTCTCCCTTAGAAGATGCTGAAGGTGAACGCTTTTTAGAATATTGGAACCTTGTTTTCATGGAATTCAATCGTACAGCTGAGGGTTCTCTATTAGCTTTACCTAGCAAACATGTCGATACAGGCGCAGGTTTAGAACGCCTGGTTTCTATTATTTCTGGGACAGATACAGTTTTTGAAGCCGATGTTCTACGTCTTCTTATCTCAAAAACAGAAGAATTATCAGGGAAAACTTATCACGCAGACCAAGCTTTAGGTTCTGCTTTTAGAGTCATTGCAGATCACACACGCTCATTATCTTTTGCTATTGCTGATGGTTTGCTTCCTGGAAACACAGAACGTGGTTATGTATTAAGAAAAATTTTAAGAAGATCCGTAAATTATGGGAAACGTTTAGGGTTTACCAAACCTTTCTTAGCAGAAATTGTCCCTTCTTTAGTTGATGCTATGGGAGAGGCTTATCCTGAATTACGCCTATCTCTATCTCAAATTCAAGAAGTTATGACTATGGAAGAAGAGAATTACTTTAAATCTCTTCATCGTGGTGGGAACTTACTCCAACAGGTACTCAAATCATCATCGTCATCCTCTATCATTTCTGGGGAGGACGCCTTCAAATTAAAAGACACTTATGGGTTACCCCTTGATGAAATCGCTTTATTAGCTAAAGATTACGATTTCTCCGTAGATATGGAAACCTTTTATCAATTAGAAGAGGAAGCCAAAGAGCGTTCTCGAAAAAATATTACCAAATCTCATAGTTCTACAGATGCAGTTTATGACGCATTATCCCTAGGAGAGAATTCAGAGTTTATTGGTTATAATGACTTATCCTGTGATACATTTATTGAAGCAATAGTTTGTGATGGCAAACGAGTGTCTTCACTTAAAGAGAAAGAAAAAGGCGCCTTAATTTTAAAAGTCACTCCTTTCTATGCAGAAAAGGGTGGCCAAATTGGAGATGCTGGAGAGATATTCTGTTCTGATGGAACATTTATTGTTAGCCATACAACATCTCCAAAAGCAGGAATGATAATTCATCATGGAGAAGTTTCCCAAGGACAACTTTCTCAAGACCAAGCAATAACTGCACAAGTAAATTGTATTCGTAGAAAGAAAATTGGCAATAATCATACGGGCTGTCATCTCCTACATAAGGCTTTAGAGATGACTCTTGGTGATCATGTTCGGCAAGCAGGATCTTATGTTGACGATTCAAAAATTCGTTTAGATTTCACTCATCCCAAAGCTATTGCTCCAGAAGATTTAGCTTCTATTGAACTTTTAGTTAATGAAAAGATCAGAGAAAATCATCGTGTGGAAACTCGTGAAGCTATGTATTCTGATGTTATGAATTCCAAAGAAATCAAACAATTTTTTGGAGATAAGTATAGTGATATTGTTCGCGTAGTCTCAGCAGGGTTTTCTCATGAACTTTGTGGAGGAACTCATGCAGAATTTACAGGAGATCTCGGTTATTTCCGTATCCTTAAGGAACACGCTATAGCTACAGGAATACGCCGCATAGAAGCTGTAACAGGCAGAGAGGCTGAGACTCTAGCACATCAAGACAACGAGAATCTCAATGAAATTTCTCTTATCTTACAATCTCCTCGAGATCAAATTCTGAATAAATTACAAAACATTCTAGAAGAGAAAAAAGAACAAGCAAAAGAGATTTCTGAATTAGAGAATAAGCTTATTAATTCTCTATTGGATAAGCTTATTGACCGTCGTCAACAGGTTGAAGATGTTTCCTATTTGATTCATCACTTACCTGAATCAGAAAGTCATCGTCTACAACAGTATGCTAACTGCTTACATCAGAAAATACCCTCACGTTTAATTTCCTTATGGACGACTCAAAAAAATGGGAAATATATCATCTTTTCTCGAATTTCTGATGATCTTGTTAAACAAGGACTACAGGCTAAAGATCTTTTAAAAATATTACTCACACCTTGTGGTGGTCGTTGGGGAGGAAAGGATATATTTGCACAAGGTAGTGCTGATCATCTCCCACAAGCAGACGCATTAAATAATACTTTATGGCAATGGATTTCGACCCAGTTAATTTAA
- a CDS encoding protoporphyrinogen oxidase, producing MRKVIVIGAGISGLATAWWLHRKFPNSELIIIDKADRPGGLIYTDHQKDFPLDLGPKGFLVRGEGEYTLGLIHDLELQDCLIASDKTAKKRFIRYKGKTRKVSPWTLIKEGLPFAMVKDLFASRYTKDSSVYDFLRRHSTTSLIHNVLNPVVTAIRAGHSDVLSAHMAFPTLSQREAKTGSILRSYLKEFSKKQNKDTPYLASLRPNLGILIDTLVKKIPAKWKFSSPVTKIDCFPKEVVVSTTKETFSADLAIYTGPTTTLPSLIDIPGIQNLSNKILHWDLSCITLGWDKNPPSIPKGYGMLLADEPPLLGIVYNTEVFPQQMPGKTVISLLVEDRWHDEEAYAFSLAAISEYLGISTKPDVFSLFSPEEGLPQHCVGFLEMKNQILPSIPHNLKIVGQNFSGPGLNRCVASAYRVVASI from the coding sequence ATGAGAAAAGTTATTGTTATAGGAGCGGGAATTTCAGGATTAGCCACAGCATGGTGGTTACATAGAAAATTCCCTAATAGCGAACTTATAATTATAGATAAGGCAGATCGTCCTGGAGGGCTTATCTATACAGATCATCAAAAAGATTTCCCTTTGGATCTCGGTCCCAAAGGTTTTTTAGTACGGGGAGAGGGAGAGTATACTCTCGGATTAATCCATGATCTAGAATTACAAGATTGCCTCATAGCCAGTGATAAAACAGCGAAAAAACGTTTCATCCGCTACAAAGGAAAAACTCGCAAAGTCTCTCCCTGGACATTGATAAAAGAGGGCTTACCCTTTGCCATGGTCAAAGATCTCTTCGCCTCCCGATATACAAAAGATAGTTCTGTTTATGATTTTTTACGTCGTCACAGTACAACAAGTCTTATTCATAATGTGTTAAATCCCGTTGTTACAGCAATTCGTGCAGGGCATAGTGATGTACTTTCTGCGCATATGGCTTTTCCGACTCTTTCTCAACGCGAAGCAAAAACGGGATCTATATTACGCAGTTATCTGAAAGAATTTTCGAAGAAACAAAATAAAGATACTCCTTATCTTGCCTCTCTACGTCCGAATTTAGGTATTCTTATTGATACTTTAGTGAAGAAAATCCCAGCCAAATGGAAATTCTCTTCACCTGTAACAAAGATAGATTGTTTCCCCAAGGAAGTTGTAGTATCAACTACAAAAGAAACATTCTCAGCAGATTTAGCAATCTATACAGGGCCTACAACTACCCTTCCCTCTCTTATTGATATTCCTGGCATCCAGAACCTCTCCAATAAAATACTTCATTGGGATCTTTCTTGTATAACCTTAGGATGGGATAAAAATCCTCCTTCTATTCCGAAAGGTTATGGGATGCTCTTAGCAGATGAACCTCCATTACTCGGTATTGTCTATAATACTGAAGTCTTCCCCCAACAGATGCCTGGGAAAACAGTCATCTCATTATTAGTAGAAGATCGTTGGCATGATGAAGAAGCTTATGCTTTTTCTTTAGCAGCAATTTCTGAATATTTGGGAATTTCTACGAAACCAGATGTATTTTCATTATTCTCTCCAGAAGAGGGTCTCCCCCAACATTGCGTAGGATTTCTGGAAATGAAAAATCAAATACTTCCTTCCATTCCTCATAATTTAAAAATTGTAGGACAGAATTTTTCAGGACCAGGATTAAATAGATGTGTAGCTTCAGCTTATCGTGTTGTCGCTTCCATTTAA
- the hemN gene encoding oxygen-independent coproporphyrinogen III oxidase: MFNVNFNFLEGLHQPAPRYTSYPTALEWKSSDANPAYLAFERLQEDDRPLSLYFHIPFCQSMCLYCGCSVVINRREDIVEDYISTLIKEMELVHTLLGGKRKTSRIHFGGGTPSRLSRVLFEKLFFHIHRLFDLSEVEEIAIEFDPRSLRNDSEKAEFIQSLGFNRVSLGVQDTQAAVQEAVRRRQSHEESLHAYQKFRELGFESINIDLIYGLPKQTKVTFTQTIADILQMRPDRLALFSFASVPWIKPHQKAMKESDMPSMEEKFAIYSYARHTLTKSGYQAIGLDHFSLPEDPLSIAFKNKTLIRNFQGYSLPPEEDLIGLGMTSTSFIRGIYLQNAKTLESYHEQILAGSLATIKSKILSEDDRIRKWVIHKLMCTFVVSKEEFSDLFGYHFDEYFSESQERIDGMATTGLIQNSSSFLTVTPLGELFVRVIATAFDAYFLKTLSSSPRFSRSI, encoded by the coding sequence ATGTTTAACGTCAATTTCAACTTCTTAGAAGGTCTCCATCAACCTGCACCGAGATACACAAGCTATCCAACAGCTTTAGAATGGAAATCATCCGATGCTAATCCTGCATATCTTGCTTTTGAACGTCTCCAGGAAGATGACCGTCCGCTATCACTATATTTCCATATTCCTTTCTGTCAGTCTATGTGTCTGTATTGCGGATGCTCTGTAGTAATCAATCGTCGTGAAGATATTGTAGAAGATTATATCTCTACTCTTATTAAAGAAATGGAACTTGTCCATACTCTTTTAGGAGGAAAACGGAAAACTTCACGGATTCATTTTGGAGGAGGAACTCCAAGCCGGCTATCTAGAGTACTATTCGAGAAGTTATTTTTTCATATCCATCGTTTATTTGATCTTTCTGAAGTTGAAGAAATTGCTATTGAATTTGACCCTCGTTCTTTAAGGAATGATAGTGAAAAAGCTGAATTTATCCAGTCATTAGGATTTAACCGTGTAAGCCTAGGAGTTCAAGATACACAAGCTGCTGTTCAAGAAGCTGTACGACGACGACAAAGCCACGAAGAATCTCTGCATGCCTATCAGAAGTTTCGAGAACTAGGTTTTGAGAGTATAAATATAGATTTGATATATGGTCTCCCCAAGCAAACGAAAGTAACATTCACACAAACAATCGCTGATATTTTACAGATGCGTCCCGATCGACTAGCGTTGTTTTCATTTGCCTCTGTTCCATGGATAAAGCCTCATCAAAAAGCTATGAAAGAAAGTGATATGCCTTCTATGGAGGAAAAATTCGCTATATATTCTTATGCACGACATACATTAACAAAGTCGGGATACCAAGCAATTGGTCTAGATCATTTTTCACTACCTGAAGATCCCTTAAGCATAGCCTTTAAAAACAAAACTCTAATTCGTAATTTCCAAGGATATTCCCTACCTCCAGAAGAAGATCTTATAGGGTTAGGTATGACATCAACAAGTTTTATCCGCGGTATATATTTACAAAATGCAAAAACTCTAGAATCATACCATGAGCAGATCCTTGCAGGATCTCTAGCAACGATTAAAAGTAAGATTCTCTCAGAAGATGATAGAATAAGAAAATGGGTAATCCATAAGCTTATGTGTACATTTGTCGTATCTAAAGAAGAATTCTCAGATCTTTTTGGCTATCATTTTGATGAGTATTTTTCCGAAAGTCAAGAACGGATAGATGGCATGGCAACGACAGGATTGATCCAAAATAGCTCTTCTTTTCTTACTGTAACTCCTCTAGGAGAGCTGTTTGTACGTGTAATCGCTACAGCTTTTGATGCTTATTTCTTAAAAACTCTTTCTTCTAGCCCTAGGTTTTCACGATCTATATGA
- the hemE gene encoding uroporphyrinogen decarboxylase: MSGFYDVIKPKTTRPPVWFLRQVGRYMPQYKELKGSQTLKALFHNTEAITEATLLGPSLLKVDAAILFADILSLLDGFNISYDFTPGPQISFSPDQELIFTKDPQETFSYLLEAIRNLVKRLKVPLIAFAASPFTMASYLLDGGASKDFPKTMAFLYQYPERFDTLLKKLTEGTVIYLKEQIHAGASAIQLFESSSLRLPSELFSQYVTTPNTRLISQLKQQVSSPISLFCRCFDENFLDLYSTGADTLHPDYHVNLNKIYKTVANPGSLQGNIDPALFLLPQDELLAHLEKYLTTLKYQPNYIFNSGHGILPETPLENVQAAVLCLTSISTS; this comes from the coding sequence ATGTCGGGATTTTACGACGTTATAAAGCCAAAAACTACACGGCCACCTGTATGGTTTTTACGACAGGTAGGAAGATACATGCCTCAATATAAAGAACTCAAGGGCTCGCAAACATTAAAAGCCCTTTTTCATAATACGGAAGCAATTACTGAAGCAACTCTTTTAGGACCGAGTTTACTAAAAGTAGATGCAGCGATTCTTTTTGCTGATATTCTTTCATTATTAGACGGTTTTAACATCTCTTATGATTTCACTCCCGGACCACAAATCTCATTTTCTCCTGATCAAGAACTGATTTTCACAAAAGATCCCCAAGAAACATTTTCCTATCTTCTTGAAGCAATTAGAAATCTTGTGAAGCGTTTAAAAGTTCCTTTAATCGCTTTCGCCGCATCCCCTTTCACTATGGCAAGTTATCTTTTAGATGGAGGGGCTTCTAAAGATTTCCCGAAAACGATGGCGTTTCTTTATCAATATCCTGAAAGATTCGATACTTTGCTTAAAAAATTAACAGAAGGAACAGTCATTTATCTAAAGGAACAAATTCATGCTGGAGCTTCGGCTATTCAGCTATTTGAATCTTCAAGTTTGCGTTTACCCTCAGAACTATTTTCCCAATATGTGACGACACCAAATACACGACTCATTTCTCAATTAAAGCAGCAAGTCTCCTCCCCTATAAGTTTATTTTGCCGCTGTTTCGATGAAAACTTTTTAGATCTCTATTCTACGGGTGCGGACACATTACATCCTGACTATCATGTGAATCTTAATAAGATCTATAAAACAGTTGCAAATCCAGGATCTTTACAAGGAAATATCGATCCTGCACTATTTCTACTTCCTCAAGATGAACTTCTCGCTCATCTTGAAAAATACCTTACCACTTTGAAATATCAACCTAACTATATTTTCAATTCAGGCCATGGCATTCTTCCTGAAACTCCCTTAGAAAACGTCCAAGCTGCGGTATTATGTTTAACGTCAATTTCAACTTCTTAG